A window from Citrus sinensis cultivar Valencia sweet orange chromosome 3, DVS_A1.0, whole genome shotgun sequence encodes these proteins:
- the LOC102624315 gene encoding protein FAR1-RELATED SEQUENCE 6, protein MDYRIDSNVNGELVGNSVDVGDRVGNEDEIYRTSVEVTLHQDQDNKVDPDSLALETIPEGIPSVASVQADEPYVGQQFESEAAAHAFYNAYATRVGFVIRVSKLSRSRRDGSAIGRALVCNKEGYRLPDKREKIVRQRAETRVGCRAMILVRKVNSGQWVVTKFVKEHTHPLTPGKGRKDCIYDQYPNEHDKIRELSQQLALEKKRAANYKRHLELIVEQIEEHNESLAKKIQHVVDSVKNIEDEEQKSCT, encoded by the exons a TGGATTACAGGATTGACAGCAATGTCAATGGTGAATTGGTGGGAAATTCTGTTGACGTGGGCGATAGGGTGGGGAATGAAGATGAAATTTATAGAACTTCTGTTGAAGTAACATTGCATCAAGATCAAGACAATAAAGTGGATCCAGATTCTTTGGCACTGGAAACAATCCCAGAGGGGATACCATCTGTAGCGTCAGTTCAGGCAGATGAGCCGTATGTGGGACAGCAGTTTGAATCTGAAGCAGCTGCTCATGCATTTTATAATGCCTATGCTACACGTGTAGGATTTGTCATCCGGGTAAGCAAGCTCTCTCGATCAAGGCGTGATGGATCTGCTATTGGCCGTGCACTTGTTTGTAACAAAGAGGGTTACAGACTGCCTGACAAACGTGAGAAGATTGTAAGACAAAGGGCTGAGACAAGGGTTGGTTGCAGGGCAATGATTTTGGTGAGGAAAGTAAATTCTGGTCAATGGGTCGTTACGAAGTTTGTGAAGGAGCACACTCATCCCCTGACTCCTGGTAAAGGTCGAAAAGACTGCATTTATGATCAATATCCG AATGAGCACGATAAGATTCGAGAACTATCACAGCAGCTGGCACTTGAGAAAAAGAGGGCTGCAAATTATAAAAGGCATCTGGAATTGAtagttgagcaaattgagGAGCACAATGAGAGTTTGGCAAAGAAGATCCAACACGTAGTTGACAGTGTGAAGAACATAGAAGACGAAGAGCAGAAGAGCTGTACATAG